GGTGGTGTTTTCTTTGAAAGCTTTTCGCAGACGTGTTTGTTTGAACTGCTTTTTCATTTACCTCTTCTTGAACATTTCCAACCTCAATTTCACTAGGTACTTTGTTAATGCAAACTCAGTTTATTAGTTTCTGAAAACAGCTTCtattttgttatccttttttatttgaataagaaaaggTTAACTTTTACTGAAAGAGTGAATATTCTTGAACTCCGTTTAACAAGTCACTTTGTTAAGCCGGAACTAACATTAATCATCATTTCACAATTTTATATATCACTGAAGTTATAATGGACATGATGCTTGAACGCGGGGACCTTTTATGTAGATGACTGCAGTGAATTTGAGAGATGGAACCAAGCTACCTGCTGACATGGTCATCGTAGGCATTGGAATTCGACCAAATACCAGCCTCTTTGAAGGGCAACTTACTCTTGAGAAAGGAGGGATAAAAGTCAATGGCCAAATGCAGTCAAGCAACAGCTCAGTCTATGCTGTTGGGGATGTTGCAACTTTTCCTGTCAAAATTTTCGGTGAGACGCGGAGACTTGAACACGTTGATTCTGCAAGGAAGTCAGCAAGGCATGCAGTTGCTGCAATCATGGAACCAGAGAAAACAACAGAGTTTGACTACTTGCCATTCTTCTACTCCAGAGTCTTCACACTCTCTTGGCAGTTCTATGGTGACAGTACTGGTGATGTAGTCCATTTTGGGGATTTCTTGGGGAATAGCTTTGGTGCATATTGGGTGAACAAAGGTCACGTCGTTGGGTCTTTTCTAGAGGGTGGAACCAAAGAGGAGTATGAGGCTATTGCAAAGATCACAAGGCTCAAACCAGCAATTGAGGACTTGTCTGATCTCGAAACACAGGGTTTAGGATTTGCATTGACATTGAGTGATAAACCAGATTCATCGGAGGCTGTTGTCGTCAGCAGTAGTTCGGGTTCCACTTTTGTAACAGAGAAACCTTTACATGTTTGGCATGCAACTGCTGGAGTCATTTTGGCTGCTTCAATTGCTGCCTTTGCATACTGGTATGGTAGGAGGCGTAGAAGGTGGTAAATGTCTTGTTCAAGAAGCATTTCGCCACGGAAGATTTTTACACGTCTATTCCTGCTGTGTTGTATGATTTTAGCTTAGAGAATTTGAAATACTTGGCCTGTAAATGGCTTCAATCTTACAAACATGTATTCTGTCTTTACAGTATATATCAATACACATTATCCTCAATCCCTCAGCATGCTCTCTTTATGTTCAAATTGCTTATGTTTTGACAGTAGATATTAATTGGAGGAAccttaaaatgaaaaggaagaaaatcaatGCTATTGGTGGATGCTCTTGAAAAATTGGAGCTTAATATATGAGATTATTATCCTCAACCCATCAATTAAACGACTCCAAAATGGTACATTCAAGTTCGAAGAGAAACAGCGTTTATGTGTCACCATTTTaatttaaacataatatataaatgtgttaattaatttggttttagcagatatgtttgattttctACTTTGGTTGCAATTTAGACTTGTATAAGTTGAACAACTATACATGTATGtctaatatgatattttatgtgACAATTCATGTCTTTTGTGCATTATATACATAAAACACATGTCTCTATTTGTTTAAGTTGTGAAATGCAGCCACCATGAATCTATGCCATGGATTTAGGGCTGAGCTAAAGGTAGCATGAACTaaaatggagaagaaagcaATTTACAGAAGGAAGAAAAATAGGGAGAATCTTATTCCACAGAATCATACAAAATAACACCGAAAATGATA
This window of the Solanum pennellii chromosome 2, SPENNV200 genome carries:
- the LOC107011268 gene encoding monodehydroascorbate reductase 4, peroxisomal, with product MGRAFVYVILGGGVAAGYAAHEFVKRGVSHGELCIISEEPVAPYERPALSKGYLLPEDPARLPAFHCCVGSNEERLTPKWYKENGIELVLGTRVKSADVRRKTLLTATGETITYKILIVATGARALKLEEFGVSGSDAESVCYLRDLADANRLVNVMQSSGGGNAVVIGGGYIGMECAASLVIGKINVTMVFPEAHCMARLFTPKIASFYEEFYRSKGVKFVKGTVLTSFDFDSNDKMTAVNLRDGTKLPADMVIVGIGIRPNTSLFEGQLTLEKGGIKVNGQMQSSNSSVYAVGDVATFPVKIFGETRRLEHVDSARKSARHAVAAIMEPEKTTEFDYLPFFYSRVFTLSWQFYGDSTGDVVHFGDFLGNSFGAYWVNKGHVVGSFLEGGTKEEYEAIAKITRLKPAIEDLSDLETQGLGFALTLSDKPDSSEAVVVSSSSGSTFVTEKPLHVWHATAGVILAASIAAFAYWYGRRRRRW